Part of the Faecalibacterium duncaniae genome, GCAGGAGGAAACGGTGCTCTCGCCTGAAATGACCTGTGCAATGATGTTGGTGTCGCGGGTCACGGTGGTAAAGCTGATGCCCATGGCAGTCAGGGCCTCACCTGCGGCGGTCAGGGCATCGGCACCAATGTGGAAGATGCGCTGCAGCGGGCGGTACACCACCTCGATAACGCCGAACATGACCAGGAAGTTGACCAGCATGGGCATACAGCCTGCGGTGGGCTTGTAGCCCTGCTCCTGCAGCTTCATCAGCTCTTCCTGCTGCTTTTCGGGCTTGTCGCGGTACTTTTTCTGGATCTCGGCCACCATGGGCTGGAAAGCGCTCATGCGGGCCATACTCTTCTGCTGGTTGAGCTGGAGGGGGATCTTGATCACGGTGATGAGCAGGGTGAACAGGATGATGTCCCAGCCGTAGTTGGGGATCAGCTTGTAGATCCACTCCATTACATAGCCCAAGGGCCAGCCCAGGATGTACAAAGGATTCATAGTTTCGTCCATTCTGCCCCGCCTGTGGTGCGGGACGTTTAGATTTTTATGAGAAGGACACCCCGCCCACAGTGCGGAGCGTCACAAGAAGCAAAAAAAGCGGATGAAACCTCTCAGTCAACGCCTGCAGCGTTGCCAGCTCCCCTAATAGGGGAGCCCTTGGCAAAACCGTCAACTGGATCGGACTGCCAAAGCCTCCCCTACCAGGGGAGGTGGCATTGCGAAGCAATGACGGAGGGGTTGTACAAAGGAGCCGTGTATCATAAGCACGCTGCTTAACCGTGCCGCCCCCGGAACAGCTTTGCCGGGGACAGTCTCCGCTCCGGGCTCACCCAGCGGCCTTTGGGCGGCACCGGGTCAAAGCCCCACCGGCCAAGGGGGTTGCACCGGGCGATGCGCCAGGCGGTGAGCAGCAAGCCCTTGATGCAGCCATGGGTCTGGATGGCTTCTATGCCATACTGGCTGCAGGTGGGGGTAAAGCGGCAGTTGCGGCCCAGCCCCGGGCTGATAAAGCGCTGGTAGAACCGGATGGGCGCACAGAGCGCGTTCCGGCAGACGCGGGAGACGGGATTCACTGTTTTGCGGCCCGGTCTGCGGGCGGGACCGTGGCAGGGGGCTTTGCGCCCGGCTGCTTTGCCTTGTCGGGCAGGCCAGCCTGGGCAAA contains:
- the yidD gene encoding membrane protein insertion efficiency factor YidD; its protein translation is MNPVSRVCRNALCAPIRFYQRFISPGLGRNCRFTPTCSQYGIEAIQTHGCIKGLLLTAWRIARCNPLGRWGFDPVPPKGRWVSPERRLSPAKLFRGRHG